TAGCTCAATGTTTATGTGTTGAAGCTTTACAAGACATTTTTCTTACTCGGAGATGCTATATTTTTCTGATTATATAAATATGAAAAAATATAGGCATCAATGTCGTGGTCAAAAAATGTCATGTAGCTTCTAAATAATATAATGGTTAGTTTTTCTTTAGGGTAAGCCTTTGTAAGTACGAAGTTATTACATAATGGTAATCCATAACCTAATGGAGAGGGCAAGTATCTGAGAATCTTTGCTTGGTTCAGACAACAGGCAGTTCTTATTTATAGTATAAAAGCAATGATAAAACTGCCTGTTGAATTCACCTACAAAGAAACCTCAGATACTTACCTAGATAGTATATTGGTGGTAATAGTTATTGTAGTAGGAATTTGGGGTCATATTAGGGTTGGAGCTTCGAAGGTTTTGCTTGAAAATTTTTGAATTAAAGAGATAAAACATCTACCTGATTTTATGAAGTTTGTATTTTCACAGGTTTAAAAAAGATTTCTTAGTTATAACCAATAAGTAACTAGGATTACTCTAAGGTTTCTTCGGAGAGCGACTTTAAGAGCTTGTTTTCTCAACGCTTTTAAGTAGAGAACCAAAATCTAAGATTTTGAGTGAATCACTTACTCATAGGAACGTAGTGAGTAGTGAGTTTCTTATTTATTTAGAAACAAGCTCTTTGCGGAGCCGTAGAAGATTCTTAGAGAGATCCTACACCAATGAGAAAGGAAAAATAAATGAGTATTTTCATTGAAAAGCTTACGAAGCTTGACCCTAAAGAAAATACCCAAAAATAAATAGAAGCGCGTAAGAGATTTTTCGTATACGCACCTTATAAATACCGAAAAAATATGCCCTTCTCCGAGTTAGAAAAATCTTTTACATCGCTGAATCAAAAAATAGCGAGCTATATAACCTACAAAGCTTGCCTATATCAAATTTTTAAGGAATTACAGCAAATATCACTCTACCACTCATCATAATGAATGATATCCTCATTAAATCTGATTGGTGTAGGTTTGTTTTCTGACGGATAACCTAGTGATATTATTGAAAGTGGAGTAATATGTTTTGGTAAGTTGAATATTTTTTTAATACCTTTAACACGTTTGGTTTCAGGATATACACCTAACCAAACTGCACCAAGACCTTGAGTATGAGCTGCTAGTAGTATATTTTGAGTTGAAGCAGAGCAGTCTTGTACCCAGAAATCCTTGAACTTTTCTTTTTTCAAATTTCCACAAACTATAATTGCGGCATCAGCTTCTTTTAACATGCTTGAATAAGGGTGAACTTTTGTAATTTCAACCAAAAGCTCCTTATCTCTTACAACTATATATTCCCAAGGTTGCTCGTTACCTGCTGAAGGTGCATACATACCAGCTGTCAAAAGCTTTTTTATAAGTTCATCATTTATATGATCAGATGTGTATTTTCTTATACTTCTTCTTTCTAAAAAACATTTTATACCTTCCATTTTAAATCCTCCTTAGTAAGTCCAGTCTTAACATTTTAATAGTATTAAGACGCGTAGTATTTGTACTAATATGTAGATTATTATATAATTTTAGCGAATTAATTACAAAAAATATTCATATCTTTTTAAAAAAAGTTCATATATATTTAATAAAAAGATGTTGTTTTTTAAATATTTGATTATTTTTGATATATAGCATTACAAAAGTTATAATAGAAATTAGTTAAAGAGTCTAATTTGAAAATTATAAGTAATTAATATATAGGAGATGAAGTGTATGAAGACACTTTTATTAGTTGAAGATGATAAAATGTTAAGTAGAGGAATTAAGTTTAATTTGCAGGAAGAAGGTTTTAATGTTATTTCTGCATATTGCTTAAAAGAAGCACAAGAGGAGCTAAACAAAGCTTCTATTGATTTGATAATATTAGATGTAAATTTACCAGATGGTAATGGCTTTGATTTTTGTGAAAAAATAAGGAATTACTATGATAATCCGATTATTTTTCTAACTGCATGTGATATGGAATCTGATGTTGTTACAGGCTTTAAGCTTGGTGCAGATGACTATATAACTAAGCCATTCAGCCTCAGTATTTTAAGAGAACGAATATTAGCTATATTTAGAAGATATAGAGTTAATGAAAAAAAAGAGCAGGTAGTAGTAAATAAAGATTTGTCATTTGATTTTGAAAAGATGATTATTAATAATAAGGATAAAGTACTTACGCTTACTCCAACAGAAAATAAACTTTTAAAAATAATGTTTGAGTCTAAGGGTCAGGTAATGACTAGACGTGTTTTGCTCGAAAAATTATGGGATAATGATTCAAACTTTGTAGATGAACACGCACTGACAGTAAATATTAACAGGTTGAGAAATAAAATTGAAGAAAAACCTTCTAAGCCTAAATATATCAAAACTATTTATGGAATGGGCTATATGTGGGTAGGTGAAGAATAATGAATAATATAAAGTCTATAGTAACAGAAAAAATATTTTTCCTTACGGGGCTCTTAGTTACAATAGTTTGTATGATTTTTTATATGAGTATTATAAAAACTATGGGAAATATAGAAGGAATGTATCCAAGGGCAGCCGTTCATTTGAATTCTCTATTGCATATCTGTATTATGTTTGTAGTAGCTATATTGATATTGGGAATTGGTTTTGTACTTATAGTTAGAAGAGAATTAGTAAAATTTACAGATGAATTAAATGTTATATTAAATAAAATGATTAAAAAAGATACTAATATTCATTTTAATGTTGTAAACGAGACTCTTATGTCTAAAATACAAAGTAAACTTAAACAGCTTATTGAAATGATAAACAGTCAGCATAATCAATATGTAAAGGAAAAAGTCAGTATTAAATCATTGATATCTGATATATCACATCAGATTAAAACTCCACTAGCTAATTTGAGTATTTATAACAGTACATTGCTTGAGAGAGACCATTTAACTAAAGAACAGGAAAATGAATTCTTAAATAATATGCAGTCTCAAATAAAAAGAATAGATTGGCTGATAAAAGCTTTAATTAAAATGTCAAGATTAGAGACAGATATTATTACACTTAACAGCACTAGATGTCCTTTAGAGGATACTATTGCGGAGGCAGTAAGTAATATTTATGTCAAAGCAGAGAAAAAAGATATAGGTATAGCTGTTAAATGTAAAGATATTAATATTATAGAACATGATAAGAAATGGATAGCTGAAGCACTATTTAATATATTAGATAATGCAGTCAAATACACCCACAGAGGGGGACAAATATTAGTCAAAGTTGTTAATGGAGAAATGTTTACTAAGATTAATATTGAAGATAATGGAATAGGTATAGAGAGTGACCAAATCAATAATATATTTAAAAGGTTTTACAGATCAACTGAAGTATCAGAAATAGAAGGAGTTGGACTAGGATTATATATAGTAAGAGAAATTATTAGAAAACAAGGCGGATACATTAAAGTTACATCACAAAAAGGGGTAGGTTCAACATTTTCTGTTTATCTACCAAATGATACAATGTAAAATAAATATACCTTAGGAATCTCACAAAATTGTGAGATTTTATTTTTAATCTGTGAGGTGTTTGTGACATTGGTAGTTTATTATTAAAGTATACTAAGAAACGAGGAGATGGAAAGTATGAAAGTATTAGAGACTGTTAATTTGAAAAAACATTATGGCAGTGAGCCAAATATAGTAAAGGCGTTAGACGGTGTTAACATAGAAATAAATAAAGGTGAATTTGTGGCGATTGTGGGTACATCAGGATCAGGAAAAAGTACGCTTTTACATATGCTTGGAGGACTTGATTATCCTACATCAGGAGAAGTTATTGTTGATAATAATAAGATATTTGATATGAAAGAAGATAATTTGACTATATTCCGTCGAAGATATATTGGTTTTGTATTTCAGAATTATAACCTTATACCAAATTTAAATGTATATGAAAATATAGTAATTCCTATAGAATTAGACGGCAACAAGGTAGATAAAGAATATTTAGATTTAATAATTGATACATTAGGGCTATCAAACAAATTAAACAATCTTCCTAGTAATCTATCAGGGGGGCAACAGCAGAGAATAGCAATTGCAAGAGCACTTGCTACTAAACCTTCTATTGTACTTGCAGATGAACCTACAGGTAATTTGGATACCAAGACAGAGCAAGAAGTTATGGGACTATTAAAGATTACTAGTGAAAAGTTCAATCAAACAATAATTATTATTACCCACAATGAACAAATAGCACAACTTGCTGACAGGATTATAAGAATAGAAGATGGCAAAATTGTGACAGGTGGGAGGAAGTAGATATGTTTTCTAATAATAATAAGAAAGTAATTAACAAGCTTGCAAAACGCAGCTTTAAGAAAAATAAAACCAGAAACATTTTTACACTCATAGCAATAATACTTACTACAGTTTTAATAACAAGTGTGTTTACAATAGGTATGAGTATTGTAGATACAACTGAAAAAGCAACAATGAGACAAGTTGGAACAATGGCTCATGGAGGATTTAAGCATATAAACAAACAACAGTATGATATGGTTAAAAATCATCCTCTAATAAAAGAACATGGATTAACTATGTATCTAACAGACGCTGATAATAAGGA
This portion of the Abyssisolibacter fermentans genome encodes:
- a CDS encoding nitroreductase family protein, which gives rise to MKCFLERRSIRKYTSDHINDELIKKLLTAGMYAPSAGNEQPWEYIVVRDKELLVEITKVHPYSSMLKEADAAIIVCGNLKKEKFKDFWVQDCSASTQNILLAAHTQGLGAVWLGVYPETKRVKGIKKIFNLPKHITPLSIISLGYPSENKPTPIRFNEDIIHYDEW
- a CDS encoding sensor histidine kinase; amino-acid sequence: MNNIKSIVTEKIFFLTGLLVTIVCMIFYMSIIKTMGNIEGMYPRAAVHLNSLLHICIMFVVAILILGIGFVLIVRRELVKFTDELNVILNKMIKKDTNIHFNVVNETLMSKIQSKLKQLIEMINSQHNQYVKEKVSIKSLISDISHQIKTPLANLSIYNSTLLERDHLTKEQENEFLNNMQSQIKRIDWLIKALIKMSRLETDIITLNSTRCPLEDTIAEAVSNIYVKAEKKDIGIAVKCKDINIIEHDKKWIAEALFNILDNAVKYTHRGGQILVKVVNGEMFTKINIEDNGIGIESDQINNIFKRFYRSTEVSEIEGVGLGLYIVREIIRKQGGYIKVTSQKGVGSTFSVYLPNDTM
- a CDS encoding ABC transporter ATP-binding protein, with the translated sequence MKVLETVNLKKHYGSEPNIVKALDGVNIEINKGEFVAIVGTSGSGKSTLLHMLGGLDYPTSGEVIVDNNKIFDMKEDNLTIFRRRYIGFVFQNYNLIPNLNVYENIVIPIELDGNKVDKEYLDLIIDTLGLSNKLNNLPSNLSGGQQQRIAIARALATKPSIVLADEPTGNLDTKTEQEVMGLLKITSEKFNQTIIIITHNEQIAQLADRIIRIEDGKIVTGGRK
- a CDS encoding response regulator transcription factor, whose amino-acid sequence is MKTLLLVEDDKMLSRGIKFNLQEEGFNVISAYCLKEAQEELNKASIDLIILDVNLPDGNGFDFCEKIRNYYDNPIIFLTACDMESDVVTGFKLGADDYITKPFSLSILRERILAIFRRYRVNEKKEQVVVNKDLSFDFEKMIINNKDKVLTLTPTENKLLKIMFESKGQVMTRRVLLEKLWDNDSNFVDEHALTVNINRLRNKIEEKPSKPKYIKTIYGMGYMWVGEE